From Camelina sativa cultivar DH55 chromosome 7, Cs, whole genome shotgun sequence, one genomic window encodes:
- the LOC104704813 gene encoding RING-H2 finger protein ATL48-like, with protein sequence MSEIEELVCIDECVTRKSSSNTVEIRVMRKNMVTLDSSTPLPPFPTPHLLLNNILSFDDHKIYPLLFPTLPDPDLCRFLSYKIASEAEKVPGPLYISLDVTLSPQIVEEPEMETCAICLEEEQYLFLMPNCSHVFHSHCINEWLCWSNQCPLCRAELMEDEDW encoded by the coding sequence atgagtgagATTGAAGAACTCGTGTGTATTGATGAATGTGTTACACGTAAATCTTCATCTAACACTGTGGAGATCAGAGTAATGCGTAAAAACATGGTCACTTTAGATTCAAGCACTCCTCTGCCTCCGTTCCCAACCCCTCACCTCCTTTTGAACAATATCCTTAGCTTTGATGACCATAAAATTTATCCTCTCCTCTTTCCAACCCTTCCAGATCCCGACTTATGCAGATTTCTCTCTTACAAGATTGCTTCCGAAGCCGAGAAAGTTCCAGGGCCATTGTACATCTCCCTTGACGTCACATTATCCCCACAAATAGTCGAGGAACCAGAGATGGAAACATGCGCTATTTGcttggaggaggaacaatactTATTCTTAATGCCAAATTGTTCGCATGTGTTTCATAGTCATTGCATCAATGAGTGGTTATGTTGGAGTAATCAGTGCCCTCTTTGCCGTGCTGAACTTATGGAAGACGAAGACTGGTAG